A genomic segment from Microcella flavibacter encodes:
- a CDS encoding HAD hydrolase-like protein gives MTSDTAAVPAAALPAPRPPFSAILLDLDGTILDSAPGITATLAHTYRKLGMPVPPQESLMRWVGPPIMESFALLAGLDAETSERALAIYREKYLDEGAYDATIYEGMGPLVQRIAAAGIPLSLATSKPEVPATLMLEHVSLATSFTVITGASADETRSAKADVVEEALRRLDALGVDLSNVVMVGDRVHDIEGAAAHGVPTIAVTWGYGTPEEHAHAAAVAHSVDELAGMLGLE, from the coding sequence ATGACTTCCGACACCGCGGCCGTGCCCGCCGCCGCCCTGCCCGCTCCGCGCCCGCCGTTCTCGGCGATCCTGCTCGACCTCGACGGCACGATCCTCGACTCCGCTCCGGGCATCACGGCGACCCTCGCGCACACGTACCGCAAGCTCGGCATGCCCGTGCCGCCGCAGGAGTCGCTCATGCGCTGGGTGGGCCCGCCCATCATGGAGTCCTTCGCGCTCCTGGCGGGGCTCGACGCCGAGACCTCCGAGCGCGCGCTGGCGATCTACCGCGAGAAGTACCTCGACGAGGGGGCCTACGACGCGACGATCTACGAGGGCATGGGTCCGCTCGTGCAGCGCATCGCCGCGGCGGGCATCCCGCTGTCGCTCGCGACGTCGAAGCCGGAGGTGCCGGCGACGCTCATGCTCGAGCACGTCAGCCTGGCGACGTCCTTCACCGTCATCACGGGAGCCTCGGCCGACGAGACCCGCAGCGCGAAGGCCGACGTCGTGGAGGAGGCGCTGCGCCGCCTCGACGCGCTCGGCGTCGACCTGTCGAACGTCGTCATGGTCGGCGACCGCGTGCACGACATCGAGGGCGCGGCCGCGCACGGTGTGCCGACGATCGCCGTCACCTGGGGCTACGGAACGCCCGAGGAGCACGCGCACGCCGCGGCCGTCGCGCACTCCGTCGACGAACTGGCGGGGATGCTCGGCCTCGAGTAG
- a CDS encoding magnesium and cobalt transport protein CorA: MTLIDSAVYVDGKRVSMTADLDETYELTRAHGGIAWIGLYRPTLDELQSVAAEFDLHELAVEDALKGRQRSKLERFGTTLFLALRPARYIDATETVEFGELLVFVGPDFVVTVRHAESPDLRRVRERLEAEPALLALGPEAILYALLDEVVDEYEPVVAGLENDIDEIEDQLFGASDDDALTRRIYDLSSEVIAFQRAVQPLAGIIDALLKGGERSGVDVQLQRRLRDVLDHVHRASERADSFRALLDNALQVQSTLVTRRMTVVSVEQNEQIKRITSWAAILFAPTLIGTVYGMNFRFMPELDWPLGYPLALLLMLLMGVGLYVAFTAKRWL, translated from the coding sequence ATGACCCTCATCGACAGCGCCGTCTACGTCGACGGCAAGCGCGTCAGCATGACCGCCGACCTCGACGAGACCTACGAGCTCACCCGCGCCCACGGCGGCATCGCCTGGATCGGCCTCTACCGCCCGACCCTCGACGAGCTGCAGTCGGTGGCCGCCGAGTTCGACCTGCACGAGCTGGCCGTCGAGGATGCCCTCAAGGGCCGTCAGCGGTCGAAGCTCGAGCGCTTCGGCACGACTCTCTTCCTCGCGCTGCGCCCAGCCCGCTACATCGATGCCACCGAGACGGTCGAGTTCGGAGAGCTGCTGGTCTTCGTCGGCCCCGACTTCGTCGTCACCGTGCGCCACGCCGAGTCGCCCGACCTGCGCCGCGTGCGCGAGCGCCTCGAGGCCGAGCCCGCGCTGCTCGCCCTCGGCCCCGAGGCCATCCTCTACGCGCTGCTCGACGAGGTCGTCGACGAGTACGAGCCGGTCGTGGCCGGCCTCGAGAACGACATCGACGAGATCGAGGATCAGCTCTTCGGGGCGAGCGACGACGACGCGCTCACCCGCCGCATCTACGACCTCTCGAGCGAGGTCATTGCCTTCCAGCGCGCTGTGCAGCCGCTCGCCGGCATCATCGACGCGCTGCTCAAGGGCGGCGAGCGCTCCGGCGTCGACGTGCAGCTGCAGCGCCGGCTGCGCGACGTGCTCGACCACGTGCACCGGGCCTCCGAGCGCGCCGACTCGTTCCGCGCGCTCCTCGACAACGCGCTGCAGGTGCAGTCGACGCTCGTCACCCGGCGCATGACCGTGGTGAGCGTCGAGCAGAACGAGCAGATCAAGCGCATCACCTCGTGGGCGGCCATCCTGTTCGCCCCGACCCTCATCGGCACCGTCTACGGCATGAACTTCCGCTTCATGCCCGAGCTCGACTGGCCGCTCGGCTACCCCCTCGCCCTGCTGCTGATGCTGCTCATGGGGGTCGGCCTCTACGTCGCCTTCACGGCCAAGCGCTGGCTGTGA
- a CDS encoding NAD(P)/FAD-dependent oxidoreductase produces MTVRVAIVGGGPVGLATAIGARLAGLSPVIFEARSGPIDKACGEGLMPGAMAALRRLGVEPAGSPIRGIRYQDARRAVEHRYGPGVEGRGVRRLVLHAALLDRAAELGVPRRAVRVDGFTSDASGVVVAGERFDALVGADGLHSRVRAAAGLDRASAADAEDRALGADGRRFGLRQHFAVAPWSDLVEVTYLDDVELYVTPVDEGTVGVAVLGRRPLVLADAIARVPALAERLEGAAPASEPRAAGALRQRSRVRTAGRVALVGDASGYVDALTGEGLRVGLAQSEQLVAALAAGALPAYERAWSRSTRDFRMLTAGLLAAATSPARGLIVPAAAAMPRVFGAVVDRLAR; encoded by the coding sequence GTGACCGTGCGCGTCGCGATCGTGGGCGGCGGGCCGGTGGGGCTCGCGACGGCGATCGGGGCGCGGCTGGCGGGGCTCTCGCCGGTGATCTTCGAGGCGCGCTCCGGCCCCATCGACAAGGCGTGCGGCGAGGGCCTCATGCCGGGGGCGATGGCGGCGCTGCGGCGGTTGGGCGTGGAGCCTGCGGGCAGCCCCATCCGGGGCATCCGGTATCAGGATGCCCGCCGCGCGGTCGAGCACCGCTACGGGCCCGGCGTCGAGGGCCGGGGGGTGCGTCGGCTCGTGCTGCACGCGGCGCTGCTCGATCGCGCGGCCGAGCTCGGGGTGCCGCGGCGCGCGGTGCGCGTCGACGGGTTCACGTCGGATGCCTCGGGTGTCGTGGTTGCGGGCGAACGCTTCGACGCCCTGGTCGGAGCGGACGGGCTGCACTCGCGCGTGCGAGCGGCCGCCGGGCTCGACCGGGCGTCCGCTGCCGACGCGGAGGATCGCGCGCTCGGCGCGGACGGGCGCCGCTTCGGCCTGCGCCAGCACTTCGCGGTCGCTCCGTGGTCGGATCTCGTCGAGGTCACCTATCTCGACGATGTCGAGCTCTACGTCACCCCGGTCGACGAGGGAACGGTGGGCGTCGCGGTGCTCGGTCGGCGTCCGCTCGTGCTCGCGGACGCGATCGCGCGGGTGCCGGCGCTCGCGGAGCGGCTCGAGGGTGCCGCGCCGGCGTCGGAGCCGCGGGCGGCGGGCGCGCTGCGCCAGCGCTCGCGCGTGCGCACCGCGGGGCGCGTGGCGCTCGTCGGCGACGCCTCCGGCTACGTCGACGCGCTCACCGGCGAGGGTCTGCGCGTGGGGCTCGCGCAGTCCGAGCAGCTGGTCGCCGCGCTCGCCGCGGGAGCCCTGCCCGCCTACGAGCGCGCGTGGTCGCGGTCCACCCGCGACTTCCGGATGCTCACCGCGGGCCTCCTCGCCGCCGCGACCTCCCCGGCCCGCGGCCTCATCGTTCCGGCGGCTGCCGCGATGCCGCGCGTCTTCGGCGCGGTCGTGGACCGCTTGGCGCGCTGA
- a CDS encoding isoprenylcysteine carboxyl methyltransferase family protein — protein MSALLYGLFVLATGVERLVELVISKRHAALAFARGGVEHGRAHFPFMVVLHTGLLVACVAEVVLLDRPFIGALGWPMLVVALFCQAGRYWVIASLGEQWNTRVIVVPGAGRVTRGPYRFAWLRHPNYWIVAIEGIALPLVHSAWITALVFTVLNAVLLLGFRIPIENRALRALQASGSAGA, from the coding sequence GTGAGCGCACTGCTGTACGGCCTCTTCGTGCTCGCGACGGGGGTCGAGCGGCTCGTCGAGCTCGTCATCTCGAAGCGGCACGCGGCGCTCGCCTTCGCGCGCGGCGGGGTCGAGCACGGTCGGGCGCACTTCCCGTTCATGGTGGTGCTGCACACGGGCCTGCTCGTGGCGTGCGTCGCCGAGGTGGTGCTGCTCGACCGCCCGTTCATCGGCGCGCTCGGCTGGCCGATGCTCGTCGTCGCGCTGTTCTGCCAGGCGGGCCGCTACTGGGTGATCGCCTCGCTCGGCGAGCAGTGGAACACCCGCGTCATCGTCGTGCCGGGCGCCGGCCGCGTCACCCGCGGGCCGTACCGCTTCGCCTGGCTGCGGCACCCCAACTACTGGATCGTCGCGATCGAGGGCATCGCCCTGCCGCTCGTGCACTCGGCGTGGATCACGGCTCTCGTCTTCACCGTGCTCAACGCCGTGCTGCTGCTCGGGTTCCGCATCCCGATCGAGAATCGGGCGCTGCGGGCGCTGCAGGCCTCCGGCAGCGCGGGGGCGTGA
- a CDS encoding MATE family efflux transporter, which translates to MPLALRTLDREIAALAVPSLGALVAEPLFVLTDTAMVGHLGAAPLAGLGLAATVLQTAIGLLVFLAYATTPLVARRLGADDRRGALSAGVDGLWLGLGLGALLLAVMLPLSTPVIAAFGASGPVEAEALTYLTISWWGVPGMLLVLAATGVLRGLQDVRTPLLVAVVGFGANILLNAVLIYGASLGVAGSALGTVIAQWGMAIALVSVVVKAARREEAALRPGLAGLRAAATAGSWLFVRTLSLRIALVVTVAVATGLGTVELAAAHVWFAVYSLLALVLDALAIAGQTLVGHALGAAEVPRVRATTRRLVGWGVVVGAGLALVLLALAVPLSVVMTSDAAVRDALPAALVVLALGLPLAALVFVLDGVLIGAGDGRYLAVTGILNLFVYLAVLALVPGFGLLGLLAAFALVYLGARAATLSARARGTAWMITGAAR; encoded by the coding sequence GTGCCCCTCGCCCTCCGTACCCTCGATCGCGAGATCGCCGCGCTCGCGGTGCCCTCGCTCGGGGCGCTCGTCGCCGAGCCGCTCTTCGTGCTCACCGACACGGCCATGGTCGGGCACCTCGGCGCGGCCCCGCTCGCCGGGCTCGGCCTCGCGGCGACGGTGCTGCAGACGGCGATCGGGCTGCTCGTGTTCCTCGCCTACGCGACGACCCCCCTCGTCGCGCGGCGGCTCGGGGCCGACGATCGGCGCGGCGCGCTGTCAGCCGGCGTCGACGGGCTGTGGCTCGGACTCGGTCTGGGCGCGCTGCTGCTCGCGGTGATGCTGCCGCTCTCGACGCCGGTCATCGCGGCGTTCGGGGCGAGCGGGCCGGTCGAGGCCGAGGCGCTCACCTACCTCACGATCTCGTGGTGGGGCGTGCCGGGCATGCTGCTCGTGCTCGCGGCGACCGGGGTGCTGCGCGGCCTGCAGGACGTGCGCACGCCGTTGCTCGTCGCGGTCGTCGGCTTCGGCGCGAACATCCTGCTCAACGCCGTCCTCATCTACGGGGCGAGCCTCGGCGTGGCCGGCTCGGCGCTCGGCACCGTCATCGCGCAGTGGGGCATGGCGATCGCTCTCGTCTCCGTCGTCGTGAAGGCCGCCCGGCGCGAGGAAGCGGCGCTGCGCCCGGGCCTCGCCGGACTGCGCGCGGCCGCGACCGCCGGCTCCTGGCTCTTCGTGCGCACGCTCTCGCTGCGCATCGCGCTCGTCGTCACCGTCGCCGTCGCGACGGGCCTCGGCACGGTCGAGCTCGCCGCCGCCCACGTCTGGTTCGCCGTCTACAGCCTGCTCGCGCTCGTGCTCGACGCCCTCGCGATCGCGGGGCAGACGCTCGTCGGGCACGCGCTGGGGGCGGCCGAGGTGCCGCGGGTGCGTGCGACGACCCGGCGGCTCGTGGGGTGGGGCGTCGTGGTCGGCGCGGGCCTCGCGCTCGTGCTGCTGGCGCTCGCGGTGCCGCTCAGCGTCGTCATGACCTCCGATGCGGCGGTGCGGGATGCCCTGCCCGCCGCCCTCGTCGTGCTCGCGCTCGGCCTGCCGCTCGCCGCGCTGGTCTTCGTGCTCGACGGCGTGCTCATCGGGGCGGGCGACGGGCGCTACCTCGCGGTGACGGGCATCCTGAACCTGTTCGTGTACCTGGCGGTGCTCGCGCTCGTGCCGGGCTTCGGGCTGCTCGGCCTGCTGGCGGCCTTCGCGCTCGTCTACCTCGGAGCCCGGGCGGCGACCCTGAGCGCACGAGCGCGCGGCACCGCGTGGATGATCACGGGTGCCGCGCGCTGA
- a CDS encoding SDR family NAD(P)-dependent oxidoreductase, which produces MTALPAPPPLPADLDLTGRTALVTGCGSADGIGFATARALARRGARVAMTATTDRIDARVDELRALGFDAVGVVARLETEAAASAALAAVHEAVGPIDVLVNNAGMVSVGEQMPRGDIGMTVAEWRSAVDVNLTSVFLVTRGVVAGMRERGGGRIVSVASTTGAVQAARDDLGYATAKAGMLGFTRALAVDEARHGITVNAVAPGWIATASQLEQEAVEGALTPLGRSGTPDEVASAIAWLASPGAAYVTGQLIVVDGGGSVAEEHRPGLWA; this is translated from the coding sequence ATGACCGCGCTCCCCGCCCCGCCGCCCCTGCCGGCCGATCTCGACCTCACGGGCCGCACGGCCCTCGTCACCGGGTGCGGATCGGCCGACGGAATCGGCTTCGCCACGGCCCGCGCGCTGGCCCGCCGGGGTGCCCGCGTCGCGATGACGGCGACGACCGACCGCATCGACGCGCGGGTCGACGAGCTGCGCGCGCTCGGCTTCGACGCGGTGGGCGTGGTCGCGCGCCTCGAGACCGAGGCCGCGGCGAGCGCCGCCCTGGCCGCGGTGCACGAGGCGGTCGGCCCGATCGACGTGCTCGTCAACAACGCGGGCATGGTCTCCGTCGGCGAGCAGATGCCGCGCGGCGACATCGGCATGACGGTCGCGGAGTGGCGCAGCGCGGTCGACGTGAACCTGACGAGCGTGTTCCTCGTGACGCGCGGGGTCGTGGCCGGCATGCGCGAGCGCGGCGGGGGCCGCATCGTCTCGGTGGCGTCGACGACGGGCGCGGTGCAGGCGGCCCGCGACGACCTCGGCTACGCGACGGCGAAGGCGGGGATGCTCGGCTTCACCCGCGCGCTCGCCGTCGACGAGGCGCGGCACGGCATCACCGTCAACGCGGTCGCCCCCGGGTGGATCGCCACGGCCTCGCAGTTGGAGCAGGAGGCGGTCGAGGGCGCGCTCACCCCGCTCGGCCGCAGCGGCACGCCCGACGAGGTGGCGAGTGCGATCGCGTGGCTGGCCTCGCCCGGCGCCGCCTACGTGACGGGGCAGCTCATCGTCGTCGACGGCGGCGGCAGCGTCGCGGAGGAGCACCGGCCGGGGCTCTGGGCCTGA
- a CDS encoding LacI family DNA-binding transcriptional regulator, with the protein MATPANSADEGARPTLAQVAARAGVSASTASLAFSGAGPVAEETKQRVLAAARELDYGGPDPRARSLRTGRSGIIAVVMEDRIRDAFRDPMVVTMLDGIADEIGAAGYSLLLLTDSLERQQGGLRDAPMDAALLLGCSTDLDPAVAVLSRRQVPLIGVEAQAREGMHLVDVENRAGMRAGAQHLHDLGHRRVGILTLPMDRPHTRGALTADWETSSVAYTGRERLAGVRDVFPDAPAVVAAGSLPEEGALAARALLDAHPDLTAIVGQSDLIALGAIQAAEERGMSVPGDLSVLGFDGARIDGLTERRLTTIVQPSQEKGRTAARMALAALAGEPVEDVVFAVELRLGDTTAPPADRA; encoded by the coding sequence ATGGCGACCCCGGCAAACAGTGCAGACGAGGGCGCTCGACCGACCCTCGCCCAGGTCGCCGCGCGCGCCGGCGTGAGCGCCTCGACCGCGTCGCTCGCCTTCAGCGGCGCCGGCCCCGTCGCCGAGGAGACCAAGCAGCGCGTGCTCGCCGCCGCCCGCGAGCTCGACTACGGCGGCCCCGACCCGCGCGCCCGCAGCCTGCGCACCGGCCGCAGCGGCATCATCGCCGTCGTCATGGAGGACCGCATCCGCGACGCCTTCCGCGACCCCATGGTCGTCACCATGCTCGACGGCATCGCCGACGAGATCGGCGCCGCCGGATACAGCCTCCTCCTGCTCACCGACAGCCTCGAGCGCCAGCAGGGCGGCCTCCGCGACGCCCCGATGGATGCCGCTCTCCTGCTCGGCTGCAGCACCGACCTCGACCCCGCCGTCGCCGTGCTGAGCCGCCGCCAGGTGCCGCTCATCGGCGTCGAGGCGCAGGCGCGCGAGGGGATGCACCTCGTCGATGTCGAGAACCGTGCGGGCATGCGCGCGGGAGCGCAGCACCTGCACGATCTGGGTCACCGGCGCGTGGGCATCCTGACCCTGCCGATGGACCGCCCGCACACCCGCGGCGCCCTCACCGCCGACTGGGAGACGTCGAGCGTCGCCTACACGGGGCGCGAGCGGCTCGCCGGCGTGCGCGACGTGTTCCCCGACGCCCCCGCCGTCGTCGCCGCGGGCAGCCTGCCCGAGGAGGGGGCGCTCGCGGCGCGCGCCCTGCTCGACGCGCACCCCGACCTCACGGCGATCGTCGGGCAGAGCGACCTCATCGCGCTCGGCGCGATCCAGGCGGCGGAGGAGCGCGGCATGAGCGTTCCCGGCGACCTGAGCGTGCTCGGCTTCGACGGCGCCCGCATCGACGGCCTCACCGAGCGGCGGCTCACGACGATCGTGCAGCCCAGCCAGGAGAAGGGGCGCACGGCGGCGCGCATGGCGCTCGCGGCGCTCGCCGGGGAGCCCGTCGAGGACGTCGTGTTCGCGGTCGAGCTGCGGCTCGGCGACACGACGGCGCCGCCCGCCGACCGCGCCTGA
- a CDS encoding CsbD family protein, with the protein MNDKAQHKGEELVGKAKEGLGKVTGNERLEAEGHADQSKANVKQAGDDVKDAFK; encoded by the coding sequence ATGAACGACAAGGCTCAGCACAAGGGCGAGGAGCTCGTCGGCAAGGCCAAGGAGGGCCTCGGCAAGGTCACCGGCAACGAGCGCCTCGAGGCCGAGGGTCACGCCGACCAGTCGAAGGCCAACGTCAAGCAGGCCGGCGACGACGTGAAGGACGCCTTCAAGTAG
- a CDS encoding MFS transporter, with amino-acid sequence MTAAPATLPALAPWRAAVFVVFALNGMTMATWVARTPAIRDALEVRTDQFGLLILGMAIGSILGLLSSSHVIARIGTRRVILIGLITTSIGLALIGIGAQTVGSFAMVFVTLMFFGAATGITDVAMNLEGAGVEQRQGRSIMPWFHASWSFGTIIGASIAAGVADLGVGIDVHAAAMAVLLLVATLVVVRFLPREAVLAGLETENASGSTSTFRDRLAIWREPRILLIGLIVLGMAFAEGSANDWLALAVVDGRGVDEATGALAFGIFATAMTIGRIAGVWILDRFGRVPVLRGSAILAAAGLAVLITVDQPIIAAIGIFAWGLGSSLGFPVGMSAAADDPAKAAASVAAVATVGYFAFLVGPPVIGFLGEQIGLLNALWIVLVLILVAAIASGAARERGAAAGAGARASEPAPARASIDEDARP; translated from the coding sequence GTGACCGCCGCCCCCGCCACTCTCCCCGCCCTCGCCCCGTGGCGCGCGGCGGTGTTCGTCGTCTTCGCGCTCAACGGCATGACGATGGCGACCTGGGTGGCGCGCACGCCGGCGATCCGCGACGCGCTCGAGGTGCGCACCGACCAGTTCGGGCTGCTCATCCTCGGCATGGCGATCGGCTCGATCCTCGGCCTGCTGTCGAGCAGCCACGTCATCGCGCGCATCGGCACGCGGCGGGTCATCCTCATCGGCCTCATCACGACCTCGATCGGCCTCGCGCTCATCGGCATCGGCGCGCAGACCGTCGGCTCGTTCGCGATGGTCTTCGTCACCCTGATGTTCTTCGGCGCCGCCACGGGCATCACCGACGTCGCCATGAACCTCGAGGGCGCGGGCGTCGAGCAGCGCCAGGGCCGCTCGATCATGCCCTGGTTCCACGCCTCCTGGAGCTTCGGCACCATCATCGGCGCCTCCATCGCGGCGGGCGTCGCCGACCTCGGTGTCGGCATCGACGTGCACGCCGCGGCGATGGCCGTGCTGCTGCTCGTCGCGACGCTCGTCGTCGTGCGGTTCCTGCCGCGCGAGGCGGTGCTCGCAGGGCTCGAGACCGAGAACGCCTCGGGCTCGACGTCGACGTTCCGCGACCGGCTGGCGATCTGGCGCGAGCCGCGCATCCTGCTCATCGGCCTCATCGTGCTCGGCATGGCCTTCGCTGAGGGCTCGGCCAACGACTGGCTCGCCCTCGCCGTCGTCGACGGCCGCGGCGTCGACGAGGCCACCGGCGCCCTCGCCTTCGGCATCTTCGCCACCGCCATGACGATCGGCCGCATCGCCGGCGTCTGGATCCTCGACCGCTTCGGCCGCGTGCCGGTGCTGCGCGGCTCGGCGATCCTCGCCGCCGCCGGCCTCGCCGTGCTCATCACCGTCGACCAGCCGATCATCGCGGCGATCGGCATCTTCGCCTGGGGCCTCGGCTCCTCGCTCGGCTTCCCCGTCGGCATGTCGGCCGCGGCCGACGACCCCGCGAAGGCCGCCGCCTCCGTCGCCGCCGTCGCGACCGTCGGCTACTTCGCCTTCCTCGTCGGCCCGCCCGTCATCGGGTTCCTCGGCGAGCAGATCGGCCTGCTCAACGCCCTCTGGATCGTGCTGGTGCTCATCCTCGTCGCCGCCATCGCCTCCGGGGCGGCGCGCGAGCGGGGTGCGGCGGCGGGGGCGGGCGCTCGGGCGTCCGAGCCGGCTCCGGCACGGGCATCCATCGATGAGGATGCCCGCCCGTAG
- the nucS gene encoding endonuclease NucS gives MRLVIAKCSVDYAGRLSAHLPLATRLLIHKNDGSLLVHSDGGSYKPLNWMSPPCTLTVHEPDDDQRAAGVTELWRVTHAKTADLLVVSIHEVVHETAHELGLDPGLQKDGVEAHLQKLLAEQIALLGEGTTLVRREYFTAIGPVDILARDARGASLAVEIKRRGGIDGVEQLTRYLELMNRDPLLAPVSGVFAAQEITPQARTLAEDRGIRCLLLDYDAMRGLDDGVPRLF, from the coding sequence GTGCGCCTCGTCATAGCCAAGTGTTCCGTCGATTACGCCGGGCGGCTGAGTGCGCACCTGCCGCTCGCGACGCGCCTGCTCATCCACAAGAACGACGGCAGCCTGCTCGTGCACAGCGACGGCGGCTCGTACAAGCCGCTGAACTGGATGAGCCCGCCGTGCACACTCACGGTGCACGAGCCCGATGACGATCAGCGCGCGGCCGGCGTCACCGAGCTGTGGCGGGTGACGCACGCGAAGACCGCCGACCTGCTCGTGGTGTCGATCCACGAGGTCGTGCACGAGACGGCGCACGAGCTGGGGCTCGATCCGGGTCTGCAGAAGGACGGCGTCGAGGCGCACCTGCAGAAGCTGCTGGCCGAGCAGATCGCGCTGCTCGGCGAGGGCACGACGCTCGTGCGCCGCGAGTACTTCACGGCGATCGGGCCGGTCGACATCCTCGCCCGCGACGCGCGCGGAGCATCCCTCGCCGTCGAGATCAAGCGCCGCGGCGGCATCGACGGCGTGGAGCAGCTGACGCGCTACCTCGAGCTCATGAACCGCGACCCGCTGCTCGCCCCCGTCTCGGGCGTGTTCGCCGCGCAGGAGATCACGCCGCAGGCGCGCACCCTGGCCGAGGATCGCGGCATCCGCTGCCTGCTGCTCGACTACGACGCGATGCGCGGGCTCGACGACGGGGTGCCCCGGCTCTTCTGA
- a CDS encoding type III polyketide synthase: MSRILAVAPALPDHAHAQAEITGMLADRLADEPAARAVLQRVHAASGISTRHLALPLEQYAGLDGFGETNALFVEHALPLAERAVTAALAEAGLAVDDVDHLFFTTVTGVQAPSLDALLATSMGFRDDLRRIPSFGLGCVAGAAGLARVHDYLAGHPTGVALLVSVELCSLTLQWDDRSMANVVGTGIFGDGAAAVVMVGEEHPLAIGARAAGRAVPRVVASRSALYPDSAEMIGWRVGSHGFSLMLAAGVPALIDGNFAGGVDALLASQGLERADVDEWIAHPGGPRILESFSAALDLAPGALAAAWETMDRVGNLSSAAVLHVLAAVGDRPTGTRALLFALGPGVTAELVLLEWS, encoded by the coding sequence ATGTCCCGCATCCTCGCCGTCGCCCCCGCGCTGCCGGATCACGCGCACGCGCAGGCCGAGATCACGGGGATGCTCGCCGACCGCCTCGCCGACGAACCGGCCGCGCGGGCGGTGCTGCAGCGGGTTCATGCCGCGAGCGGCATCAGTACCCGGCACCTCGCCCTGCCCCTGGAGCAGTACGCGGGCCTCGACGGCTTCGGCGAGACGAACGCGCTCTTCGTCGAGCACGCGCTGCCGCTCGCCGAGCGGGCGGTGACCGCGGCGCTCGCCGAGGCCGGGCTCGCGGTCGACGACGTCGACCACCTCTTCTTCACCACCGTCACGGGCGTGCAGGCGCCCTCGCTCGACGCGCTGCTGGCGACGAGCATGGGCTTCCGCGACGACCTGCGGCGCATTCCGAGCTTCGGGCTCGGCTGCGTCGCCGGAGCCGCCGGGCTCGCCCGCGTCCACGACTACCTCGCCGGGCATCCCACCGGCGTCGCCCTGCTCGTGAGCGTCGAGCTGTGCTCCCTCACCCTGCAGTGGGACGACCGCTCGATGGCGAACGTCGTCGGCACCGGCATCTTCGGCGACGGGGCCGCGGCGGTCGTGATGGTGGGGGAGGAGCATCCCCTCGCCATCGGCGCACGCGCGGCCGGCCGAGCGGTGCCGCGCGTCGTCGCGAGCCGCAGCGCCCTGTACCCCGACAGCGCCGAGATGATCGGCTGGCGGGTCGGCAGCCACGGGTTCTCGCTCATGCTCGCGGCCGGGGTTCCGGCGCTCATCGACGGCAACTTCGCCGGCGGGGTGGATGCGCTGCTGGCCTCGCAGGGCCTCGAGCGGGCGGACGTCGACGAGTGGATCGCGCACCCCGGCGGCCCCCGCATCCTCGAATCGTTCTCCGCCGCGCTCGACCTCGCGCCCGGCGCCCTCGCCGCCGCGTGGGAGACCATGGACCGCGTGGGCAACCTCTCCTCCGCCGCCGTGCTGCACGTGCTCGCCGCTGTCGGCGACCGGCCGACCGGCACGCGCGCGCTGCTGTTCGCGCTCGGCCCGGGCGTGACCGCCGAGCTCGTGCTGCTGGAGTGGTCGTGA
- a CDS encoding ArsR/SmtB family transcription factor, with the protein MHADAHNHQHDPGSELVDVVAELFGLLADPTRVRIILALTQGELSVGALADAVDRAPAAVSQHLAKLRLARLVVARQEGTRAVYRLRDEHAARLVAEAIREAEHAVTDVPGHHGAR; encoded by the coding sequence ATGCACGCAGATGCGCACAACCATCAGCACGACCCCGGGTCCGAGCTCGTCGACGTCGTCGCGGAGCTGTTCGGCCTGCTCGCCGACCCGACGCGCGTCCGCATCATCCTCGCTCTCACGCAGGGCGAGCTCTCTGTCGGCGCGCTCGCCGATGCCGTCGACCGCGCTCCCGCGGCGGTCTCCCAGCACCTCGCGAAGCTGCGGCTCGCTCGGCTCGTGGTGGCCCGCCAGGAGGGCACGCGCGCCGTGTACCGCCTCCGCGATGAGCACGCGGCCCGGCTCGTCGCCGAGGCGATCCGCGAGGCCGAGCACGCCGTCACCGACGTCCCCGGCCACCACGGAGCGCGCTAG